In Setaria viridis chromosome 5, Setaria_viridis_v4.0, whole genome shotgun sequence, the genomic stretch TAATGATCCGCAACTTGCTGGATCATCTTCTAAATCTCATTTGCCAATACCCCAATTGGACTGATTAGAGCATTGTTGACCATTGTAGTGACTTTAGATTGTAGCtcattgtcatcttcttcaatcaCCACATTCTCATCTCTGGGGGGGGCAGCATTGGCACTGGGAGAGGATGCTTCTTGTAAGCCTTGTTGCGGTTCAGACGGAATGATTGCAGACATGCTACCACATATTGATCCCTGTAGTCTCAACTTCTTTCCTTTGCTCTTCATCAAGCTTATATAGGGTAATCTCAACAGGAGTAAATTCCttagtagctttgggatcaccTTGATTATCACCAGGTTCGTCGTCCATTTGATTGAAGTTGAGGCAACAACAAGCACTAATGATGTTTGTTGAttattggtcccaccgagcaAGAGCGTGTTAATGCAAAATCTGGACCTCAGGCTTCTGTGTTGAACCACACAGAGGACCTGGGAGatttgcttaactccagtgcaggctccaaatcggctcgcaagtggtgcaaggcgtgtcagtcaatttgacctgaaaattgacaggtaaacattaaattcctgagccgatcggcggtgaagcctttcgaactcacGGGTAGGCGTTTTTGGAATAAACACTGCAACAAACAGGTATTCAATATAATCATGCAGTGTAAAGAAATAAAGCATTAATAGCATGTACCATTGGCTATATGAGCCGACAAGCTAATATAAAGCATCGCAAAATAATAGCCATAGAAAGAGCCCTTGCTAACCATGCGCACACCAAATAGATtaacagatctagtcaatgtcttgataagtgtaattgaacttaaacAAGGTAACACAAATGAGAGTGTATTGACattaatctattaatctaagagattagaacatagcaaattaggacctcttgcctaccacttacaagctaattaagctaataaaatataatcaatgtcatgaccgtataattgaacttagacaaggtaataTGATGAGAGGATATTAACTTCGACCCATTAACTTAACCAAACAAGTTTGCGGCAGCAAGACCTTGCACGCActcctatcggctcaatgacgtcatcaTGCTTCTGAGAGAAACGGATAAGACCCGACCaaagcatcggctctcaacagtagcaTGATGACGTCAAGGGTCcgacggttagcaatacgaggggtagGAGTAAAGAtttatcggacctagcatatataaagcaataaaagcatgcaagatctaccaaAATGATACGATTTGATAACTGTGAGTGCTTAGGAACAACCAAGGAGCTGATAAAAACAACCTAGATAGATCTAAGCAAACTCGATAATTGTGAGCAGCCGTAaaaaacaagcagaatattTGTCAAAACCTAAGaacttctacttgcaatctaagataacttgataactagccacacagtCGAATATCAGAAACTAAATGACTGAATCATGCAGCCAAAGTTCCAACTTTGGAGCTGAATTCATTTATGGTCTAACAGGAAAAAATCAATTTGGAGCAAATCAGGAAAATAAAGAATAATTGAACCTTAGGCGGACAAAGGGACGACAAAGGACAAGGGGATTGCGCCATCGATTGAGGCCTTGAGGGAGATGGCAGCGCAGAAGGAGGCAACTGCGCCGGCAGCGCACGACCTCGACAATGAGAAACAATGGGCGCGTTTCTGGAGCCAAGCTGCGGTGTCCATCTCATCTAGGAGCCGAGCCAGTGGTGTTGGGCTGTTGAGAGAGCCGAGCTGAACCTTTTTGCAGGCAGGGGATCGTGTGCTCGAACAGGCATCGTTGGATCGCTCATGTCTCCACGCGGTAGGAATCTCGGATGGGTCCTCACGGTGAGGTACCGAGGTGTTTGGGAACCGTCCCCATCTAATTTGTATCGGTCTAATAAGAACCTGATGCGCTTTCAAAGACTTAGGTCTTTTTATATGGTTGTATGCTATTGAGAGAGTTGACTCAATCTTCCGAAAGGTACAAGAAAAGTTGGTAGTCGAGAACTCAACTTTGATGATCTAAGATTCCGGCCAAAACTGAACCATCCCCTTGCAGCCACTACACCATGTCTCGATGGTTATCATTCTATCAACGTGAACAAAACAAGGTTGACCTTGCTAATGTGCCCAGGAAGGATATTTGGTCTCTAAAAATCTGCTTCTATAAAAATGCTAAATCAACACTTAGAAAACGTTGAGCCAAAATAAAACTTCGAATCAACCAAAATAACGAAAATCAATCATATAAAAAATGAGAGATATACAAAATGTTGAGTATTAAGTTATAAAATAATATTTGTGTTATTCGCAAAAAAGTAGTTGTgtttcaaaaaatatattattgtaCTGATCATTTTCTCATATAAATCACCTCCTTCGGTTTTCAGATTATTGGATATATGGGGAAAACTAATGTATGATCCCACATGTAGTACAACACGCGATCCTGCTCCTGGATTGCTGTCCCTGGGAACGATGATGCCGCTTGAGGAGCTTCGCATCACGTGCCACAAGTGCGCTGACGCGCCCGCGATCAGGTCAGGTCGGACACTGCACGATATCCCGTGGCCGTGGCCACCTCGGACTCCGGTCTCCGAGTAGTAGGCTATGCCGACATCCCAAGTCCGGCTCGAACTCAATCCGACGccctgcgccaccgccggccgctaTATATATGGCCACGTCCCAGACCAAACGCTTTACCAAACACAAGCCACGCGTACGAGTCCACGACCACAACCACGATGGTCCAGATAGTAGACGACGTCGAGCGTGGCCCCGGGGCAGTGATCCCCGGagccggggaggaggacgacgacgaggcttCACCAATCGAGGAGGTCCGCATGACCGTGCCGGCCACCGACGACCCGACGCTGCCGGTGTGGACATTCCGGATGTGGACTCTAGGGCTCCTCTCCTGCGTGCTCATGAGCTTCCTCAACCAGTTCTTCTCCTACCGCACCGAGCCCATCATCGTGACCCAGGTCACCGTGCAGGTGGCCTCGCTCCCGCTAGGCCACTTCCTCGCGCGCGTGCTTCCCACCCGCAAGTTCAAGGCCCCCGCGCTCCTCGGCGGCGGGGAGTGGAGCCTCAACCCGGGCCCCTTCAACATGAAGGAGCACGTGCTCATCTCCATCTTCGCCAACGCCGGCTGCGCCTTCGGCAACGGCTCCGCCTACGCCGTCATGATCGTCGACATCATCCGCGCCTTCTACCGCCGCTCCATCTCCTTCTTCGCCGCGTGGCTGCTCATCACCACCACGCAGGTGCTCGGGTACGGCTGGGCGGGGCTCATGCGCAAGTACGTCGTCGAGCCGGGGCACATGTGGTGGCCGGGCACCCTCGTGCAGGTGTCCCTGTTCCGGGCGCTGCACGAGAAAGAGGACGACCAGCCGGtggccgagggcggcggcccGCGCAGGACGTCGCGGGCCAAGTTCTTCCTGGTTGCGCTGGCCTGCAGCTTCCTGTGGTACGCCGTGCCGGGCTACCTGTTCCCGACGCTGACCTCCGTGTCCTGGGTCTGCTGGATCTTCTCCAAATCGGTCACGGCGCAGCAGCTGGGGTCCGGCATGAggggcctcggcctcggcgcctTCACACTCGACTGGACGGCCGTGTCGTCGTTCCTCTTCAGCCCGCTGGTGTCGCCCTTCTTCGCCACCGCCAACATCCTGGCCGGGTTCGTGCTCTTCATGTACGTGATCGTGCCGGCGGCCTACTGGGGCCTCGACCTGTACAACGCCCGGAGGTTCCCCATCTTCTCGTCGCACCTCTTCATGTTCAACGGGACGGGCTACGACATCAACGCGATCGTGAACGACCGGTTCGAGATCGACATGGACGCGTACCAGCAGCGCGGGCGGATCAACATGAGCACCCTCTTCGCGCTAACGTACGGGCTCAGCTTCGCGGCGATCGCGGCGACCGTCACGCACGTCGCGCTATTCCACAGCAAGGAGATCTACCGCCGCTTCCGCGCGTCGCAGAAGGACAAGCCCGACATCCAcacgaggctgatgaagaagaactACGAGGACGCGCCGGGCTGGTGGTTCTACTCGCTGCTCGTGCTGTCCGTGGCCGTCTCGCTCATCCTCTGCACCGTCCTCAAGGAGGAGGTGCAGCTTCCCTGGTGGGGCCTGCTCTTCGCCTGCGCCATGGCCTTCGTGTTCACGCTGCCAGTCAGCATCATCACGGCGACGACGAACCAGACGCCGGGGCTCAACGTCCTGTCGGAGTACGTCATCGGGCTGATACTCCCCGGCAAGCCCATCGCCAATGTCTGCTTCAAGGTGTACGGCTACATGAGCATGTCGCAGGCCGTGTCATTCCTCCAGGACTTCAAACTCGGGCACTACATGAAGATACCCCCCAAGTCCATGTTCCTGGTCCAGTTCGTGGGGACGATCGTGGCCGGCACGGTGAACCTCGCGGTGGCGTACTGGCTGCTGGGCTCCATCCCCAACATCTGCCAGGACGCGCTCCTCCCCGCGGACAGCCCGTGGACGTGCCCGAGCGACCGCGTCTTCTTCGACTCGTCCGTGATCTGGGGCCTCGTCGGCCCCCGCCGCATCTTCGGGGCGCTGGGCAACTACGGCGCGCTCAACTGGTCcttcctcgtcggcgccgcgggCCCCGCCATCGTGTACGGGCTCCACAAGGCGTTCCCGGGGCAGCGCTGGATACGGATGATCAACCTGCCGGTACTCATGGGCGCGACGGCCAGCAtgccgccggcgaccgccgTCAACTACAACTCATGGCTGCTGATCGGCATCGCCTTCAACTTCTTCGTGTTCCGGTACCGGAAGAAGTGGTGGGAGCGATACAACTACATCCTCTCGGCGGCGCTGGACGCGGGCGTGGCGTTCATGGGGGTGCTGCTCTACTTCACGCTGTCGATGGAGAACCGGAACATCAGCTGGTGGGGGACGGCCGGGGAGCACTGCCTGCTGGCGTCGTGCCCCACGGCGAGAGGGGTGGATCTGGGCGCTGAGAGTGTCTGCCCCGTTGTCCTCTAACCACAATGTATCTTTAGTTctgtcctttttcttttttacctttttcgTAGGAGTAGATAGAAAGTAGAAACATCACAGGTTTTGTACTTGCAATTGAACTATCAAGTTTCTTGTTCTTTTGTACAAAAGAGTTCGAAATATTGAATACAGAACACGATTTCTACAGATTCGTAGCTATCTAAATATTGCTTTAGTGCATGAAAATGTGGGCATGAATAAGAGTTTCAACAGGGCGCCTTGCATTTGATCTAGGACGTCACTTGTACCCGGACGTTTGATGGGAAAACTTCCCATCGAACGTTCCGTTGGTCCATcaaaacattaaaaaataacGTCTGCAACATAGAAAATAAAAGTTTGCAATATAGAAAATCAccgtttgcaacatcaaaaaacatgttgaaaaaaattattagccatttgttgatgatgaggaaaaaaatccGCCGCAACATCTGTTTCGTGTTGCATGGAACATTCAAATCTCTCATTGAAAATGCAACATCCAACATGTGtgtgaaacatatgcaacatcgcAACATCTAGATTTACTTTGCAACATTCACGTGAAATACTTGCAACATTTTTCTAAAACATCTAAAACACTTGAAGTATACGCTTGCAAGATTCAGCTGGTGTCGGATCGACCGATGCTATCTTATCCATGACCAAAGCAGCACCTCCATACCTCGGATCTATGGAGCCGCACCAGTACCCACACGCGAGGACCGGTTCACTACAGCTCCCCGGGGCCAACGGCGACGATGACACGCAACGAGCCCCCACACGAAGAGAGAGGCCGCGAAGATCCTCCGGGTGGCGCAAGGCGACAACGACGTGTAGCGAGCCCCCACTCGGAGAGAGGCCGCAGCCCAAAAATGATGGCTGCCCGTAGCAAGCTCCTGCGTGGATAGAGAAGAGATGTAGAGGGAGGTGGGAGCATTTCAGATAAGATTTCAGTATAATATATGAACACAAACATGCCACGTGAACGTTTGAAAGGAGGACGCGTGTCCGGACGCCCGCGTCGTAGCATTACCGTTTGATCTAACAGCACAGGCAGCGGCGCGGGGGCATTTGACGCGTTTCCGAGAGAGAGATGCACGGCAGGCAAAACTGCTGCAGAAGGACTCGTGCGTGTGGCGCCCCATAAGCCCACGGCGGGGTACGATGGTCAGTGGGCCTGTCTCCCTAAAGGCTTGCACTGGCTGGGTTTTTGCGTATTGGGCCTGTTGGCATGTTGGACTACTTCAGGATTTATATTCTTTCTTAGAAAAAATGAGAAGAATACGTTGACTTTGGCCCCAGAGGATAATATTCCGTTATATGCGATCTTAGACCATCCAAACCTTCGTAACATTGTTAGAGGAAACTTGTCGATTGGTCTGCCACCAGCAATTTCGACAACGTGAATCGTGGCAATATCTGCATCGATATCGACCTACAGACTGCAGTGTGTTTCTGTGAATAAGGGATCGTTTGGtttctcgagctaaagtttagtccgtgtcacatcaaatatttggaggctaattagaagaactaagttaattataaaactaattgcacatatagaggctaaacgacgatatgaatctattaaacctaattaatccatcattagcaaatatttactgtagcgacacattgtcaaatcatggactaattaggcttaatagattcatctcgccatttagcctccacttatgtaatgggttttataaatagtctacgtttaatacttctaattagtatctaaatattcgatgtgacgggggctaaagtttaggggaggaaccaaacaccctctaaagcGTGGCCGTGGGTTTGCTCGGCGAGCACTACACAGTTCGCTGATagtattagggggtgtttgggagaaaggggctaaactttagccatcacatcagatgttcggatgctaattaggatgactaaatatgagctaattacaaaactaatagcagaacccctaggctaaatcgcgagacgaatctattaagcctaattaatccatcattagcgaatggttactgtagcaccacattgtcaaatcatgaactaattaggcttaatagattcatctcgcgatttagcctagaggttgtgaaattagttttgtaagtaaccaatgtttaatactcctaattagtgtccaaacatccgatgtgacaggg encodes the following:
- the LOC117858985 gene encoding oligopeptide transporter 4, whose translation is MVQIVDDVERGPGAVIPGAGEEDDDEASPIEEVRMTVPATDDPTLPVWTFRMWTLGLLSCVLMSFLNQFFSYRTEPIIVTQVTVQVASLPLGHFLARVLPTRKFKAPALLGGGEWSLNPGPFNMKEHVLISIFANAGCAFGNGSAYAVMIVDIIRAFYRRSISFFAAWLLITTTQVLGYGWAGLMRKYVVEPGHMWWPGTLVQVSLFRALHEKEDDQPVAEGGGPRRTSRAKFFLVALACSFLWYAVPGYLFPTLTSVSWVCWIFSKSVTAQQLGSGMRGLGLGAFTLDWTAVSSFLFSPLVSPFFATANILAGFVLFMYVIVPAAYWGLDLYNARRFPIFSSHLFMFNGTGYDINAIVNDRFEIDMDAYQQRGRINMSTLFALTYGLSFAAIAATVTHVALFHSKEIYRRFRASQKDKPDIHTRLMKKNYEDAPGWWFYSLLVLSVAVSLILCTVLKEEVQLPWWGLLFACAMAFVFTLPVSIITATTNQTPGLNVLSEYVIGLILPGKPIANVCFKVYGYMSMSQAVSFLQDFKLGHYMKIPPKSMFLVQFVGTIVAGTVNLAVAYWLLGSIPNICQDALLPADSPWTCPSDRVFFDSSVIWGLVGPRRIFGALGNYGALNWSFLVGAAGPAIVYGLHKAFPGQRWIRMINLPVLMGATASMPPATAVNYNSWLLIGIAFNFFVFRYRKKWWERYNYILSAALDAGVAFMGVLLYFTLSMENRNISWWGTAGEHCLLASCPTARGVDLGAESVCPVVL